Within Flavobacterium pisciphilum, the genomic segment ACCATCAGTCAAAGTACTATAACCGATTGGATAAGTAGTATTATTAATTAGCACTTCAGGATCAGCACCAATATCAACTAAATGGATTACTTGATTTTCGCCTCCTACAGAAGATTGTACGTGTCTGGATTCGTCAGGGATTTCATTTAAGAACGAGGCATCAAGTTCCGGCTGAAAGGATTCTACTAATTGGCCAGTCCATATTTCACGATAGACACCTTCCATCGCAATACCTGCAAAAAAGGAAGGAACAAAAAACTGTAAACCAGTGCCACCTAAAAAAATGACAGCTGTTACAATTAAGGGATTAAAGCCTGTAACTGGACTCATAAGCAAGCCTACAACTAATGCTAAAATTAAGTTAGTTATAATGGCTACAATTGATAATTTTCTTTTTTTCATAATAAAAATTTGGTTTTTGTTTAACTACGCCGCCAAGCCTATTGAACAATGATTTTTTACTTTTTACTTTTTGTATTTGGCTTTTAAAATTTCCTGAAACGTTTCCGGTTCTTCTTTAGCCAAAGCTTCAAAACCTTTTGGGTCTTCTTTTTGCCATTTGTCAAAATCCCAGTTTTCACGACCTACAGGAGCATTATTTTTACCTCCATTACCTTGCATTTGACCTGTAATAGATTGACGTGCCGGAATAGCTGCTAAAACAGTTTTTAAAACTTCAACACCGGAAGCAGTCGCAATACCTTCATAAGTTGCCACTTGGTCTTGTGTAATTTTACCCGCTTTTTTAGCAGCTTCGATTTCTGCAGTAATTGCAGCTTTTCCTTGTATAGCTAATTTTTCTTCTAAAGCTTTAGTTTTTTCATTAGCTGCTTTTACATCGGCTTCCGCTTTTGTTATTTTACCTTCATAGTGATTTCTAACAGCATCAATAATAGCTGTGTCTGAACTTTCAGCAGTTACACCTTGTAAACCCAAGGCTTCAATAATTGGTTTTTTCATATCGTTGTCTAATTTTATATGTGAGGTTTCTTTCTCCGTTAATAATGCAGTAAATTGGTAGTACATCCCTTGAGCACCTAATTCTTTAGGATTAAGATTAGCCATTAACGTATCGCTTTCCGGTTCAATAATTTCAGATATTAAACCTTCTTTCAAAGATTGTTCGGCATCGAACCAGTTATCACCTGTCATCCATTTAGAAACATAGCTTTCAGATTTACCAGTGCTATCAACTAAAAGGAATTTGAAGTTTTTTTCAATTGACCTTAAAAGCTTTCCAGTATTTTCATGGTCGTTTGCGTTACCATGGGTACTACCAGATGGGGCGTGAATCATCAAATATCCATTTCGTACCATACGAGGTTTCTTTTTGCGGGACTGACTGATTATTGCACCCATCGAAGC encodes:
- a CDS encoding Clp protease ClpP translates to MNFLVKQNTITAYGQIWDGDGMEFVSIFSQMEGQYNDIDVKLHTYGGSVFDGNLIYNTIQNSKNVNNIDIIGIAASMGAIISQSRKKKPRMVRNGYLMIHAPSGSTHGNANDHENTGKLLRSIEKNFKFLLVDSTGKSESYVSKWMTGDNWFDAEQSLKEGLISEIIEPESDTLMANLNPKELGAQGMYYQFTALLTEKETSHIKLDNDMKKPIIEALGLQGVTAESSDTAIIDAVRNHYEGKITKAEADVKAANEKTKALEEKLAIQGKAAITAEIEAAKKAGKITQDQVATYEGIATASGVEVLKTVLAAIPARQSITGQMQGNGGKNNAPVGRENWDFDKWQKEDPKGFEALAKEEPETFQEILKAKYKK